Proteins encoded within one genomic window of Aerosakkonema funiforme FACHB-1375:
- the uvrB gene encoding excinuclease ABC subunit UvrB has translation MGQFSLQAPFKPTGDQPQAIDRLVEHIQAGHRCQTLLGATGTGKTFTVGAVIEKVGKPTLVLAHNKTLAAQLCNELREFFPNNAVEYFVSYYDYYQPEAYLPVTDTYIEKTAAINDEIDMLRHSATRSLFERRDVIVVASISCIYGLGIPSEYLKAAIPLQVGKEVNQRQILRDLAIVQYNRNNTEIGRGKFRLRGDVLEIGPAYEDRIVRVEFFGDEIDAIRYVDPVTGEIIQSLDAINIYPARHFVTPDEKLEAACNDIQQELKERLAELQKDGKLLEAQRLDQRTRYDLEMLREVGYCNGVENYSRHLAGRHAGEPPECLIDYFPKDWLLVIDESHVTVPQIRGMYNGDQARKKVLIEHGFRLPSAADNRPLKAEEFWTKVNQCIFVSATPGNWEIEISADRVVEQVIRPTGVVDPEIFVRPTEGQVDDLLGEIKDRVKRQERVLITTLTKRMAEDLTEYLQDRGIRVRYLHSEIQSIERIEILQDLRSGSFDVLIGVNLLREGLDLPEVSLVAILDADKEGFLRAERSLIQTIGRAARHVQGQAILYADNLTDSMIKAIDETERRRNIQIAYNRMHGITPQPIVKKSRNSILDFLEVSRRLNSQELEKAYEQADELTLDEVPELISQLEAQMKEAAKKLEFEEAAKLRDRIKHLRDKLLGH, from the coding sequence ATGGGGCAATTTAGTCTGCAAGCGCCGTTTAAGCCGACGGGCGACCAACCGCAAGCGATCGATCGCCTGGTCGAACACATCCAAGCAGGTCATCGCTGCCAAACTCTGCTAGGTGCAACGGGAACGGGAAAAACATTTACCGTTGGTGCGGTAATTGAAAAAGTGGGCAAACCTACTTTAGTTTTGGCACACAACAAAACTTTAGCCGCGCAGTTGTGTAACGAGTTGCGGGAGTTTTTTCCCAATAATGCCGTTGAATACTTTGTCAGTTATTACGATTACTATCAACCGGAAGCATATCTGCCAGTCACCGATACTTACATCGAAAAAACAGCGGCAATTAACGATGAAATTGATATGCTGCGACACTCGGCGACTCGATCGCTGTTCGAGCGTCGCGATGTCATTGTAGTTGCTTCTATCAGCTGCATTTACGGATTGGGTATTCCCTCGGAATATCTGAAAGCGGCGATTCCTTTGCAAGTGGGAAAAGAAGTCAATCAGCGGCAAATATTGCGCGATTTAGCTATTGTCCAATACAACCGCAACAATACAGAAATTGGTCGAGGAAAGTTTCGGTTACGCGGCGATGTGTTGGAAATTGGCCCCGCTTATGAAGATAGAATTGTGCGCGTAGAATTCTTTGGAGATGAAATTGATGCTATCCGCTACGTTGACCCTGTAACGGGAGAAATTATTCAGAGTTTGGATGCGATAAATATTTATCCAGCGCGTCACTTTGTCACGCCAGACGAAAAATTGGAAGCTGCTTGCAATGATATTCAGCAGGAACTAAAAGAGCGGTTGGCAGAATTACAAAAAGATGGTAAACTGCTGGAAGCGCAAAGGTTAGATCAGCGCACGCGGTACGATTTGGAAATGTTGCGGGAAGTCGGTTATTGCAATGGGGTAGAAAATTATTCTCGTCATTTGGCAGGTCGTCATGCGGGAGAACCGCCAGAATGTTTGATTGATTATTTCCCGAAAGATTGGCTTTTGGTGATTGATGAATCTCACGTCACCGTTCCGCAAATCCGAGGGATGTATAATGGCGACCAAGCTCGCAAAAAAGTGCTGATCGAGCATGGTTTTCGCCTTCCCAGTGCGGCAGATAATCGTCCTTTGAAAGCAGAGGAATTCTGGACGAAGGTCAATCAGTGCATATTCGTTTCCGCCACACCGGGTAACTGGGAAATAGAAATATCGGCAGATCGAGTTGTGGAACAAGTGATTCGACCGACTGGTGTGGTAGACCCAGAAATTTTTGTACGTCCGACAGAGGGACAAGTTGATGATTTGTTGGGTGAGATTAAAGATAGGGTAAAGCGACAGGAACGGGTGCTGATTACAACTTTAACCAAACGGATGGCGGAGGATTTAACGGAGTATTTGCAAGACCGAGGTATTCGGGTAAGATATTTACATTCGGAGATTCAATCGATCGAGCGGATTGAGATTTTGCAAGATTTGCGATCGGGCAGTTTTGATGTGCTGATTGGAGTTAACTTGTTGCGGGAAGGTTTGGATTTGCCAGAGGTTTCTTTGGTGGCGATTTTGGATGCCGACAAAGAAGGATTTTTGCGTGCAGAACGTTCTTTAATTCAAACGATCGGTCGTGCGGCGCGTCACGTCCAAGGTCAAGCTATTTTGTATGCAGATAATCTGACAGATAGCATGATTAAAGCAATTGACGAAACGGAACGTCGGCGCAACATTCAAATAGCATACAACCGAATGCACGGGATTACACCTCAGCCTATTGTGAAAAAGTCCAGAAACTCTATTTTGGACTTTCTGGAAGTTTCGCGACGTCTGAATTCGCAGGAGTTGGAAAAAGCTTACGAACAAGCGGATGAACTTACTTTAGATGAGGTTCCGGAGTTGATTTCTCAGTTGGAAGCGCAGATGAAGGAAGCGGCGAAAAAGTTGGAATTTGAGGAGGCGGCGAAATTGCGCGATCGCATCAAGCATTTGCGCGATAAACTTTTAGGCCATTAA
- a CDS encoding CsbD family protein yields MNLEERAKATAKNIEGKAQEALGNVTGDPEDRAEGKMKQAESEARHTKEDIKDKAKEIVDRA; encoded by the coding sequence ATGAACTTAGAAGAAAGAGCCAAAGCAACCGCTAAAAACATTGAAGGCAAAGCTCAAGAAGCATTGGGAAACGTCACTGGCGATCCCGAAGATCGGGCTGAAGGAAAAATGAAACAAGCTGAATCGGAAGCGCGGCACACCAAAGAAGATATCAAAGACAAGGCCAAGGAAATAGTCGATCGCGCCTAA